One part of the Cottoperca gobio chromosome 14, fCotGob3.1, whole genome shotgun sequence genome encodes these proteins:
- the LOC115019058 gene encoding transcriptional coactivator YAP1-like isoform X2 yields the protein MDAHRGAPPAGQQIVHVRGDSQTELEALFSAVMNPSKSVRQPPSLPMRMRKLPDSFFRQPDSRGHSRQASSDGGVCGSLTPHHVRAHSSPASLPVNSLSTQAADVAAAAIIPDDVPLPHGWEMAKTPTGQRYFLNHVDKTTTWHDPRLSQLQSAAAQHPISGTPIHAHSLSNPAPTTQPQNINPETAQKMNPGILGLALQQRQEKERLRCKQGLPPQITQEAGGRNQMPGGMDHDRNAQTLVPSLDVRIRASNHEPTLNGAHSRNESTDSGLSVSSLPRNSDHMLSSVDHMDTGDSVDTSSMTLQESMPVLPMSDGEELMPCIPEGLSSDLLMDMETVLSGSHMDRDSLLTWL from the exons ATGGACGCGCACCGGGGCGCGCCTCCGGCCGGGCAGCAGATCGTGCACGTCCGCGGGGACTCGCAGACGGAGCTGGAGGCCCTCTTCAGCGCCGTGATGAACCCCAGCAAGTCGGTCAGACAGCCGCCCTCTCTGCCCATGAGGATGAGGAAACTTCCGGACTCCTTCTTCAGGCAGCCGGACTCGCGAGGCCACTCCAGACAA GCCAGTTCGGATGGAGGTGTGTGCGGCTCCCTCACTCCTCATCACGTCCGCGCCCATTCCTCCCCTGCCTCCCTTCCAGTGAACTCCCTCTCCACTCAAGCAGCAGATGTAGCGGCGGCAGCGATCATACCTGATGACGTGCCACTCCCCCACGGTTGGGAAATGGCAAAAACGCCTACTGGCCAACGGTACTTCCTCAA tcaCGTGGATAAGACAACCACTTGGCACGACCCTCGACTTTCGCAGCTTCAGTCGGCTGCAGCTCAGCATCCCATCTCTGGGACCCCGATCCACGCCCACTCCCTCAGCAACCCAGCACCCACTACGCAACCACAAAACATCAATCCAGAGACAG CCCAGAAGATGAACCCTGGCATTCTTGGCTTGGCACTGCAGCAAAGGCAGGAAAAGGAAAGGCTCAGATGCAAACAAGGCCTCCCTCCGCAAATCACACAG GAGGCAGGAGGAAGGAACCAGATGCCCGGTGGGATGGACCATGACAGGAACGCACAGACACTTGTCCCTTCTCTGGATGTCAGGATCAGAGCTTCAAACCACGAACCCACACTCAATGG CGCCCACTCTCGCAACGAGAGCACAGACAGCGGTCTGAGCGTCAGCAGCTTACCCCGCAATTCGGACCACATGTTGAGCTCTGTGGATCACATGGACACCG GTGACTCCGTCGACACCTCCTCGATGACCTTACAGGAGTCGATGCCTGTGCTGCCGATGTCTGACGGTGAGGAGCTAATGCCTTGCATCCCCGAAGGTCTCAGTTCAGACCTTTTGATGGACATGGAGACTGTTCTCTCTGGGTCgcacatggacagagacagccTGCTCACCTGGCTATAG
- the LOC115019058 gene encoding transcriptional coactivator YAP1-like isoform X1: MDAHRGAPPAGQQIVHVRGDSQTELEALFSAVMNPSKSVRQPPSLPMRMRKLPDSFFRQPDSRGHSRQASSDGGVCGSLTPHHVRAHSSPASLPVNSLSTQAADVAAAAIIPDDVPLPHGWEMAKTPTGQRYFLNHVDKTTTWHDPRLSQLQSAAAQHPISGTPIHAHSLSNPAPTTQPQNINPETGPLPEGWEKAVTADGEVYYIDHINTTTAWVDPRLAQKMNPGILGLALQQRQEKERLRCKQGLPPQITQEAGGRNQMPGGMDHDRNAQTLVPSLDVRIRASNHEPTLNGAHSRNESTDSGLSVSSLPRNSDHMLSSVDHMDTGDSVDTSSMTLQESMPVLPMSDGEELMPCIPEGLSSDLLMDMETVLSGSHMDRDSLLTWL; this comes from the exons ATGGACGCGCACCGGGGCGCGCCTCCGGCCGGGCAGCAGATCGTGCACGTCCGCGGGGACTCGCAGACGGAGCTGGAGGCCCTCTTCAGCGCCGTGATGAACCCCAGCAAGTCGGTCAGACAGCCGCCCTCTCTGCCCATGAGGATGAGGAAACTTCCGGACTCCTTCTTCAGGCAGCCGGACTCGCGAGGCCACTCCAGACAA GCCAGTTCGGATGGAGGTGTGTGCGGCTCCCTCACTCCTCATCACGTCCGCGCCCATTCCTCCCCTGCCTCCCTTCCAGTGAACTCCCTCTCCACTCAAGCAGCAGATGTAGCGGCGGCAGCGATCATACCTGATGACGTGCCACTCCCCCACGGTTGGGAAATGGCAAAAACGCCTACTGGCCAACGGTACTTCCTCAA tcaCGTGGATAAGACAACCACTTGGCACGACCCTCGACTTTCGCAGCTTCAGTCGGCTGCAGCTCAGCATCCCATCTCTGGGACCCCGATCCACGCCCACTCCCTCAGCAACCCAGCACCCACTACGCAACCACAAAACATCAATCCAGAGACAG GTCCACTGCCTGAAGGCTGGGAGAAGGCTGTGACTGCAGATGGAGAGGTGTACTACATCGATCACATAAATACGACCACCGCTTGGGTCGACCCGCGTCTAG CCCAGAAGATGAACCCTGGCATTCTTGGCTTGGCACTGCAGCAAAGGCAGGAAAAGGAAAGGCTCAGATGCAAACAAGGCCTCCCTCCGCAAATCACACAG GAGGCAGGAGGAAGGAACCAGATGCCCGGTGGGATGGACCATGACAGGAACGCACAGACACTTGTCCCTTCTCTGGATGTCAGGATCAGAGCTTCAAACCACGAACCCACACTCAATGG CGCCCACTCTCGCAACGAGAGCACAGACAGCGGTCTGAGCGTCAGCAGCTTACCCCGCAATTCGGACCACATGTTGAGCTCTGTGGATCACATGGACACCG GTGACTCCGTCGACACCTCCTCGATGACCTTACAGGAGTCGATGCCTGTGCTGCCGATGTCTGACGGTGAGGAGCTAATGCCTTGCATCCCCGAAGGTCTCAGTTCAGACCTTTTGATGGACATGGAGACTGTTCTCTCTGGGTCgcacatggacagagacagccTGCTCACCTGGCTATAG